In Rhodococcus rhodochrous, a single genomic region encodes these proteins:
- a CDS encoding ABC transporter substrate-binding protein: MRRVVLSAVALVLFVAPTLVACSSDTDDTATAGGETVTVEHSYGTTTIEGTPERIVATSSQWLDALVELGVQPIAYYSAGSYGDDRGLYPWQTDVSPDAMALSPTAETSVPVEEVAALEPDLILGAWQIASQNDYDTISAVAPTIGPLGDTGVDRWDEQVRVLGEVLGRTDDAERIIADRNAEIEEAALPGLEGRTAALSQYVTNEQQVVVVADPDDGAAALFTQLGMTLPPALVAEGGASQGRVVLGPERVDALVADLLIILPRGGTEQDLMALPGFDRLPAVTGGGLAIVDFPTVVAFNTPSSLSIGYALDVIRPQLEAVANA, from the coding sequence ATGCGCCGAGTCGTTCTCTCCGCGGTAGCGCTCGTACTGTTCGTCGCCCCGACCCTCGTGGCGTGTTCGTCGGACACCGATGACACCGCGACTGCCGGCGGCGAGACCGTCACCGTCGAGCACTCCTACGGCACGACGACGATCGAGGGCACACCCGAGCGGATCGTCGCGACCTCCAGCCAATGGCTCGACGCCCTCGTCGAACTCGGGGTGCAGCCCATCGCGTACTACAGCGCCGGCTCGTACGGCGACGATCGCGGCCTCTACCCCTGGCAGACCGACGTCTCCCCGGATGCGATGGCGCTGAGTCCGACAGCGGAGACGTCGGTGCCTGTCGAGGAGGTCGCCGCTCTCGAACCCGACCTGATCCTCGGCGCCTGGCAGATCGCTTCGCAGAACGACTACGACACGATCTCCGCGGTCGCGCCGACGATCGGGCCTCTCGGCGACACCGGCGTGGACCGCTGGGACGAACAGGTGCGCGTGCTCGGTGAGGTCCTCGGCCGCACCGACGACGCCGAGCGGATCATCGCCGACCGTAACGCCGAGATCGAGGAGGCTGCTCTGCCGGGACTGGAGGGCCGGACCGCTGCGCTGTCGCAGTACGTCACCAACGAGCAGCAGGTCGTCGTGGTCGCCGATCCGGACGACGGTGCCGCTGCGCTGTTCACGCAGCTGGGCATGACGCTGCCGCCCGCGCTGGTCGCGGAGGGCGGAGCCTCCCAGGGGCGGGTCGTGCTCGGTCCCGAACGCGTCGACGCCCTGGTCGCCGATCTGCTGATCATCCTGCCGCGCGGCGGAACCGAGCAGGACCTGATGGCCCTGCCCGGATTCGACCGGCTGCCCGCCGTCACCGGAGGCGGTCTCGCCATCGTCGACTTCCCGACGGTCGTCGCGTTCAACACGCCCTCGTCGCTGTCGATCGGTTATGCGCTCGACGTGATCCGGCCGCAGCTCGAGGCGGTCGCCAACGCCTGA
- a CDS encoding glycoside hydrolase family 15 protein, with the protein MDQHHSSPLSGSPFRRSVFPPIDDYAFLSDCESTCLIARDGTVEWMCVPRPDSPSVFGALLDRSAGHFRLSPHDRTVPAARRYLPGGLVLETTWQTDTGWMIVRDALVMAPWYDVEERSTTHRRTPSDWEAEHMLLRTVRCVNGTVDLYVSCEPAFDYHRGRTEWRYTGKVYEEATAVCRNAADEHPTLRMTTDLRLGIEDREARARRRLNKGDTAFVALSWGDCPMPHTFDEAVAKMVSTQDYWREWITTGRFPDHPWRTYLQRSALTLKGLTYSPTGALLAASTTSLPETPGGERNWDYRYAWVRDSTFALWGLYTLGFDREADDFFSFILDVSRDADGVRYPLQVMYGVGGERELPESTLGHLSGYDGATPVRIGNDAYHQQQHDIWGTLLDSVYLHVKSRGHFPQTLLHTLRRQVEEASANWRKPDRGIWEVRGEPQHFVSSKVMCWVALDRGSKLAELQGRPDYARKWAAMADEIKADVLEHGVDERGVFTQRYGHPSLDASALLIPLLRFLPADDPRVRATVLAIADELTEDGLVLRYRVETTDDGLAGKEGSFTICSFWLVSALVEIGEVERAAALCQRLLDYASPLKLYAEEIDTETGRHLGNYPQAFTHLALINAVVHVIRAEREIGAGNFRPAHLGP; encoded by the coding sequence ATGGACCAACACCACTCCTCGCCGCTGTCGGGGTCACCCTTCCGACGGAGCGTGTTCCCGCCCATCGACGACTACGCATTCCTCTCGGATTGCGAGAGCACCTGTCTGATCGCGCGCGACGGAACCGTGGAGTGGATGTGCGTGCCGCGACCCGACTCCCCCAGCGTGTTCGGCGCACTGCTGGACCGCAGCGCGGGCCATTTCCGGTTGTCGCCGCACGATCGCACCGTGCCCGCGGCACGGCGGTACCTGCCCGGCGGTCTGGTCCTCGAGACGACCTGGCAGACCGACACGGGCTGGATGATCGTGCGCGACGCCCTGGTCATGGCGCCCTGGTACGACGTCGAGGAGCGCTCCACGACACACCGCCGCACACCGTCCGACTGGGAGGCCGAGCACATGCTGTTGCGGACGGTGCGCTGTGTGAACGGGACGGTGGACCTGTACGTCAGTTGCGAACCCGCCTTCGACTACCACCGGGGCCGCACCGAATGGCGGTACACCGGCAAGGTCTACGAGGAGGCCACCGCGGTGTGCCGGAACGCGGCGGACGAGCATCCGACGCTGCGCATGACCACGGATCTGCGACTCGGCATCGAGGACCGCGAGGCCCGCGCGCGACGTCGGCTCAACAAGGGCGACACGGCCTTCGTCGCATTGTCGTGGGGGGACTGCCCGATGCCGCACACCTTCGACGAGGCGGTCGCCAAGATGGTCTCCACCCAGGACTACTGGCGCGAATGGATCACGACGGGCCGCTTCCCGGATCATCCCTGGCGCACCTATCTGCAGCGCAGCGCGCTCACACTCAAGGGACTGACCTACAGCCCGACCGGGGCGCTGCTCGCGGCGTCGACAACCTCGCTCCCCGAAACACCTGGCGGAGAACGTAACTGGGACTACCGTTACGCGTGGGTACGCGATTCGACCTTCGCACTGTGGGGTCTGTACACCCTCGGATTCGACCGGGAGGCAGACGACTTCTTCTCGTTCATCCTCGACGTCTCGCGCGACGCGGACGGCGTCCGCTATCCGCTCCAGGTGATGTACGGGGTGGGCGGCGAGCGCGAACTGCCGGAGTCGACCCTCGGGCATCTCAGCGGCTACGACGGCGCCACCCCGGTCCGCATCGGCAACGACGCCTATCACCAACAGCAACACGACATCTGGGGCACACTGCTCGACTCGGTCTACCTTCACGTCAAGTCCCGCGGGCACTTCCCCCAGACGTTGTTGCACACCCTGCGCCGGCAGGTCGAGGAGGCATCGGCCAACTGGCGCAAGCCCGATCGGGGCATCTGGGAGGTGCGCGGCGAGCCCCAGCACTTCGTGTCGTCGAAGGTCATGTGCTGGGTGGCGCTCGATCGCGGCTCGAAACTCGCCGAACTGCAGGGTCGTCCCGACTACGCCCGGAAGTGGGCGGCGATGGCCGACGAGATCAAGGCCGACGTCCTCGAACACGGCGTCGACGAACGCGGTGTCTTCACCCAGCGGTACGGCCACCCGTCGCTCGACGCCTCGGCTCTGCTGATCCCCTTGTTGCGCTTCCTGCCCGCGGACGATCCCCGGGTGCGGGCCACGGTGCTGGCGATCGCCGACGAACTCACCGAGGACGGGCTGGTGCTGCGCTATCGGGTGGAGACCACCGACGACGGGCTCGCGGGCAAGGAGGGCTCGTTCACCATCTGCTCGTTCTGGCTGGTCTCGGCGCTCGTCGAGATCGGCGAGGTCGAGCGGGCGGCCGCCTTGTGCCAGCGCCTGCTCGACTACGCGAGCCCCCTGAAGCTCTATGCCGAGGAGATCGACACCGAGACGGGACGCCATCTGGGGAACTACCCGCAGGCGTTCACCCACCTGGCGCTCATCAATGCCGTCGTCCACGTCATCCGCGCCGAGCGGGAGATCGGAGCGGGCAACTTCCGGCCCGCGCATCTCGGGCCGTGA